The Thamnophis elegans isolate rThaEle1 chromosome 15, rThaEle1.pri, whole genome shotgun sequence genome includes a window with the following:
- the LOC116518243 gene encoding guanylin-like, producing the protein MRSCLVLILGLCFLAAFVEGVTVQVQNVSFSLDSVKALKKVLDAEPQNPRFRNRGPVAACLNPDLPREFVPLCSMPKAAEAFRTLDRIAREPDTCEICFNVACSGC; encoded by the exons ATGAGATCCTGTCTGGTGTTGATTCTTGGTCTGTGCTTCCTGGCGGCCTTCGTCGAAGGCGTAACTGTCCAG GTCCAAAATGTCTCCTTCTCTTTGGATTCGGTCAAAGCCCTGAAGAAGGTTCTGGATGCTGAACCCCAAAACCCCCGTTTCCGAAATAGGGGGCCGGTGGCCGCGTGCTTAAACCCCGACCTTCCCCGTGAATTCGTGCCACTCTGCTCCATGCCGAAGGCTGCCGAAGCGTTCAGGACTCTCG ACCGCATCGCCCGCGAGCCCGACACCTGCGAAATCTGCTTTAACGTCGCCTGCTCCGGATGCTAA
- the LACTBL1 gene encoding putative beta-lactamase-like 1, translating to MEGKAVHVALLIFFLLFVAMTGCFLWQYSLPKVKSGSSSMDAKPAAAEMCPRYPKPVQLDHPIPILKDALEKVDTLLRHKIHNPGLPALSAIVIYNDTVLWTGNFGKRNGSSDFSGPPNEYSIYRIGSISKLFPTIMLHKLWEDGKITSLDDSLECYAQNFSIKNPLGHLKESKPSSPGNGASYFEDKPLAPRPSSVTLRRMASQLSGLPRRLRSTSLMWKGTTQEALALLRDDILVADPGTRCHYSNLAFSLLAYVLAEQVAKSEYQNWVSENILDRLGMEDTGFDITPNIRSRMTVGVYGSGEVAPLYDLGWYRPSGQMFSTAADLAKLAMVFLGTYHRRLLEPETLKVMLTPLLKCSRDYFANKTGTPWEINEQMGYDVLRKDGDIDGFSATFSLVPKLRLSFIVLMTGPRPQGRDIVTQIYEYLIPSLESAFREVEKRLQSPPSAAPYVGYYTFSNLTFYEIKVGPGGELLMQQFGPHIEKIIPESYRTIKLHHLEDRTFQAVFEKAFPCILKIGPASISLEAQDGQLFNFYPFNPKGLAPGFDVPGLNTYNILRLQRRPVFS from the exons GTTCAAGCAGCATGGACGCCAAACCAGCAGCCGCGGAGATGTGTCCCCGTTATCCAAAACCTGTCCAACTGGATCACCCCATTCCCATCCTGAAAGATGCATTGGAGAAG GTGGACACGCTCCTTCGGCATAAGATCCACAACCCAGGTCTTCCAGCGTTGTCGGCCATTGTCATCTACAACGACACCGTCTTGTGGACCGGGAACTTCGGGAAACGCAATGGCTCCAGCGACTTCTCGGGTCCGCCCAATGAATATTCCATTTACAG GATCGGAAGTATCTCTAAGTTGTTTCCGACCATCATGCTGCACAAGCTTTGGGAAGACGGGAAGATAACGTCCCTCGATGATTCCTTGGAGTGCTACGCGCAAAACTTCTCCATCAAAAACCCCTTGGGGCATCTCAAGGAATCCAAACCGTCGTCTCCGGGGAACGGAGCGAGCTATTTTGAGGACAAACCGCTGGCCCCCAGGCCTTCTTCCGTCACCCTGCGAAGGATGGCCAGCCAGCTGTCAG GGTTGCCCCGACGCCTGAGGTCCACCAGCCTCATGTGGAAAGGAACTACTCAAGAAGCCTTAGCCCTTCTCCGGGATGACATCTTGGTCGCCGATCCAGGAACTCG GTGCCATTATAGCAACCTGGCCTTCTCCCTATTGGCTTACGTCTTAGCTGAGCAGGTGGCCAAGAGCGAGTACCAGAACTGGGTCTCGGAGAACATCCTTGACCGCCTGGGGATGGAGGACACGGGTTTTGATATCACGCCCAACATCCGTTCCAGAATGACCGTCGGCGTCTACGGCAGTGGAGAAGTGGCTCCTCTCTACGATCTGGGCTGGTATAGGCCTTCTGGCCAGATGTTCTCCACGGCCGCCGACCTGGCCAAGTTAGCCATGGTCTTCTTGGGCACCTACCACCGGCGTCTCCTGGAGCCCGAGACCCTGAAGGTCATGTTGACCCCGCTCTTGAAGTGCTCCAGGGACTACTTCGCCAATAAGACGGGCACCCCCTGGGAGATTAACGAGCAGATGGGTTACGACGTCCTCCGGAAGGACGGAGACATCGATGGCTTCTCGGCCACCTTCTCCCTGGTCCCCAAACTCCGCCTGAGCTTCATCGTCTTGATGACCGGTCCTCGCCCCCAAGGAAGGGACATCGTAACCCAGATCTACGAGTACCTGATACCCTCCCTGGAGTCCGCTTTTCGGGAAGTGGAGAAGAGGCTCCAGTCTCCACCAAGCGCTGCTCCCTACGTGGGCTACTACACCTTCTCCAACCTGACCTTCTACGAGATCAAGGTGGGGCCCGGAGGAGAGCTGTTGATGCAGCAGTTCGGGCCTCACATCGAGAAGATCATCCCTGAAAGTTACCGGACCATTAAGCTCCATCACCTCGAAGATCGGACCTTCCAGGCGGTCTTTGAGAAGGCATTCCCGTGCATCCTGAAGATCGGACCTGCCTCGATTTCTCTCGAGGCTCAGGACGGGCAGCTGTTCAATTTCTACCCGTTTAACCCCAAGGGCCTCGCTCCTGGTTTTGATGTCCCAGGGTTGAACACCTACAACATCCTCCGTCTTCAAAGGAGACCTGTCTTCTCCTAA